One Spinacia oleracea cultivar Varoflay chromosome 4, BTI_SOV_V1, whole genome shotgun sequence DNA segment encodes these proteins:
- the LOC110797348 gene encoding F-box/kelch-repeat protein At1g55270, which translates to MERGAEESPNAHRGFRLQAPLVDSVSCYCKVDSSLKTVVGARRFVPGSKICIQPDINPRAHKKKNSRRERTRVQPPLLPGLPDDLAIACLIRVPRVEHRKLRLVCKRWHRLLAGNYYYSLRKNLGMAEEWVYVMKRDRDGKISWHAFDPTYQVWLPLPPVPVEYSEARGFGCAVLSGCHLYLFGGEDPLRGSMRRVVFYSARTNKWHPAPSMLRRRHCFGSCVIDNCLYVAGGECEGIQRALRSAEVYDPNRNRWSSVTDMTTGMVPFIGVVYNGKWYLKGLGSHRQVMSESYDPENSSWSPVTDGMVSSWRNPSTTMNGHLYSIDCRDGCKLRVYNEEADSWVKFIDSKLHLGSSRALEAAALIPLNGKLCIIRNNMSISLVDVSNPDKQVESNPNLWENVGGKGPFRTMVTNILSSIAGRSGLKTHIVHCQVLQA; encoded by the exons ATGGAACGAGGTGCTGAAGAGTCTCCAAATGCTCATAGGGGTTTTCGTCTTCAAGCTCCTCTG GTCGATTCCGTATCATGCTATTGCAAGGTAGACTCTAGTTTAAAAACGGTTGTCGGTGCAAGAAGGTTTGTTCCCGGGTCAAAGATTTGTATCCAGCCCGATATAAATCCCCGGGCCCACAAGAAAAAGAACTCTCGCAGGGAGAGGACCCGTGTTCAACCACCTCTCTTGCCCGGCCTCCCTGATGACCTGGCAATTGCTTGTCTCATCCGAGTCCCCCGAGTAGAGCATCGAAAGCTCCGCCTAGTTTGCAAAAGATGGCACCGACTCCTAGCTGGAAACTACTACTATTCTCTAAGGAAAAACCTTGGTATGGCCGAAGAGTGGGTATATGTCATGAAAAGGGACCGTGATGGAAAAATCTCATGGCATGCTTTTGATCCTACTTATCAAGTCTGGCTACCACTTCCGCCCGTTCCCGTAGAGTATTCTGAAGCCCGGGGATTCGGATGCGCTGTTCTAAGTGGTTGCCACCTGTACTTATTCGGAGGTGAAGATCCACTTCGGGGTTCTATGAGACGTGTTGTGTTTTACAGTGCAAGGACAAATAAATGGCACCCGGCACCAAGCATGCTTCGGAGGCGCCATTGCTTTGGTTCTTGTGTCATAGATAACTGCCTTTACGTTGCTGGTGGTGAATGTGAAGGAATCCAACGAGCTCTCCGTTCAGCCGAGGTGTATGACCCGAATAGAAACAGGTGGAGCTCCGTTACGGATATGACCACCGGGATGGTCCCTTTCATCGGGGTGGTGTACAACGGGAAGTGGTACTTAAAGGGACTAGGTTCTCACCGTCAAGTCATGAGTGAATCCTATGATCCCGAAAACAGCTCATGGAGCCCCGTAACTGACGGGATGGTTTCAAGTTGGAGGAATCCAAGCACAACCATGAACGGCCACCTTTACTCTATAGATTGTAGAGACGGGTGCAAACTTAGGGTGTACAACGAGGAAGCTGATTCGTGGGTTAAATTTATAGACAGTAAACTCCACCTTGGTAGTTCCCGAGCTTTAGAGGCTGCCGCACTCATTCCACTTAACGGTAAGCTTTGCATTATCCGTAATAACATGAGTATTAGTCTAGTTGATGTCTCAAACCCGGATAAACAAGTGGAGAGTAATCCAAATTTATGGGAGAATGTTGGTGGGAAAGGTCCTTTTAGGACAATGGTGACTAATATATTGTCGAGCATTGCGGGCCGCAGTGGTTTAAAGACTCATATTGTTCATTGTCAGGTTCTTCAAGCATGA
- the LOC110797349 gene encoding uncharacterized protein isoform X1: MCPEKVNKHLLHHHQFMALSWSFQPSTSFIIIIILSLSSLCISNPDHPSNPINGSHTSQDIHDILPEFNLPKGIIPNAVKSYTLSSKDGSFTVKMEHPCYVNFLDDQLVYYDKVIKGKLSFGKVSHVSGIQAKKLFVWIPVSGMEMDTDSGMVEFYVGVFSQKLPAKQFEIIPTCMNKAKAACSSSFDSVLNLRLRFRSRSKSFLVNYYNPL; the protein is encoded by the coding sequence ATGTGTCCTGAAAAAGTCAACAAACACTTGttgcatcatcatcaattcatggCTCTTTCATGGAGTTTTCAACCTTCAACCtctttcatcatcatcatcatcctttctctctcctccctctgtATCTCAAATCCTGACCATCCATCAAACCCAATCAACGGTTCCCATACTTCCCAAGACATCCATGACATCCTCCCAGAATTCAACCTCCCAAAAGGTATAATCCCAAATGCAGTAAAATCATATACTCTATCTTCCAAAGATGGAAGCTTTACTGTAAAAATGGAACACCCCTGTTATGTCAATTTCCTTGATGATCAACTTGTTTACTATGATAAGGTTATTAAAGGGAAGTTGAGTTTTGGGAAAGTTTCCCATGTTTCAGGAATTCAAGCTAAGAAGCTTTTTGTTTGGATTCCGGTTTCGGGTATGGAAATGGATACAGATTCGGGTATGGTTGAGTTCTATGTTGGGGTTTTCAGTCAGAAACTTCCTGCTAAACAGTTTGAGATTATTCCCACTTGTATGAACAAGGCAAAGGCAGCTTGTTCTTCATCATTTGACTCTGTTCTTAATTTAAGATTAAGATTCAGATCAAGATCAAAATCATTCTTGGTCAACTACTACAACCCCCTCTAA
- the LOC110797349 gene encoding uncharacterized protein isoform X2 — MGGRTSMTSLTKISPLSFILILLHSHHHPATATATTTIYEILPIFGLPGGLFPDSVKNYTFSIEDGTFAVELEKQQPCYVQLEDYMVCYDELISGTLKIGSITNLEGVRVKWLMIWLKVDEIKVDLPPNDNIYLQFGLVNKKLDVNQFRTIHSCTYQDKLMFKRQGRTTSSSSS; from the exons ATGGGTGGTAGAACAAGCATGACTTCCTTGACCAAAATTTCTCCCCTCTCCTTCATCCTCATCCTCCTCCACTCCCACCACCACCCCGCCACCGcgaccgccaccaccaccatctaCGAAATCCTCCCTATATTCGGCCTCCCGGGCGGTCTCTTCCCCGACTCAGTCAAGAACTACACATTCTCCATAGAAGACGGCACCTTCGCAGTCGAACTCGAAAAACAGCAGCCTTGTTACGTGCAGTTGGAAGATTACATGGTCTGCTACGATGAGCTTATATCAGGCACCTTAAAGATAGGATCAATCACTAATTTGGAAGGTGTTAGGGTGAAATGGCTAATGATTTGGCTTAAAGTTGATGAGATTAAGGTTGATTTGCCTCCTAATGACAACATTTACTTGCAATTTGGTTTAGTTAACAAGAAACTTGATGTTAATCAGTTTAGAACCATTCATTCTTGTACTTACCAGGATAAGTTGATGTTCAAG AGGCAAGGCCGTACAACTTCATCAAGCTCGAGTTGA
- the LOC110797350 gene encoding uncharacterized protein, with amino-acid sequence MASAKPYLTVFSLLFITIFSLSESSTPPSVFEILPEFGLPSGLLPNCVHNYTLSPKDGRFTVDLDTNCYIQFDYLVYYEKRITGTLKMGSITDLKGIQVKRLFLWFDVDEIKVDLPPSDSIYFHVGLISKKLSVHQFETVHSCRASNSRGHLRSWNQMFELPPPIHGEIQMLLTE; translated from the exons ATGGCGTCTGCAAAACCCTACCTcaccgttttctctctcctcttcatcaCCATCTTCTCCCTCTCAGAATCCTCAACTCCTCCTTCCGTCTTCGAAATTCTCCCCGAATTCGGCCTCCCAAGCGGTCTCTTGCCCAATTGCGTCCACAACTACACTCTCTCTCCTAAAGATGGTCGATTCACCGTTGACCTTGATACGAATTGCTATATTCAGTTCGATTACTTGGTTTACTACGAAAAACGCATCACCGGAACCCTAAAAATGGGGTCAATTACTGATTTGAAAGGGATTCAAGTCAAGCGACTCTTTCTGTGGTTTGATGTTGATGAAATTAAGGTGGATTTGCCTCCTTCTGATTCAATTTACTTTCATGTTGGTTTGATTAGCAAGAAGCTCAGTGTTCATCAGTTTGAAACTGTTCATTCTTGCCGTGCTTCCAATTCTCGTGGCCATCTTCGTTCTTGGAACCAAATGTTCGAG CTTCCACCACCTATTCATGGAGAAATCCAAATGCTGCTGACTGAATAG
- the LOC110797353 gene encoding non-specific lipid transfer protein GPI-anchored 14, with protein sequence MARRSTHSKGGFLSIVVFLVLVTECFCDITKDKQECANQLVGIATCLPYVSGQAKSPTQDCCIGLKPVLRDSKKCLCILVKDRDDPSLGIKVNATLALELPQTCHLPTFSVTECPGLLHIAPNSPDAKVFNDLSKGSPATNSTAPASSGKSTGGGGGGTSAKDTSDSAKGKRWLVVQIFCGALLWSFVSHLVL encoded by the exons ATGGCAAGAAGATCAACACACAGTAAAGGAGGATTCTTGTCAATTGTAGTGTTTCTTGTTCTTGTAACTGAGTGTTTTTGTGACATAACCAAGGATAAACAAGAGTGTGCAAATCAACTAGTTGGTATTGCAACTTGTCTCCCTTATGTTTCTGGTCAGGCTAAGTCTCCAACACAAGATTGTTGCATTGGACTGAAGCCAGTTCTCAGGGACAGCAAGAAATGTCTGTGCATCCTCGTCAAAGACCGTGATGATCCTAGCCTCGGCATCAAGGTCAATGCTACCTTAGCTCTTGAACTCCCTCAGACTTGTCATTTACCTACTTTCAGTGTTACTGAATGTCCAg GTCTTCTGCACATAGCACCCAATTCTCCAGATGCTAAGGTGTTCAATGATTTATCTAAAGGTTCTCCTGCAACCAATAGCACTGCTCCAGCTTCTAGTG GTAAGTCtactggtggtggtggtggcggaaCGAGTGCTAAGGACACTAGTGATAGTGCTAAGGGAAAAAGGTGGTTGGTGGTTCAGATATTTTGTGGAGCCTTGCTTTGGTCTTTTGTCTCACACCTTGTCCTTTAA
- the LOC110797352 gene encoding non-specific lipid transfer protein GPI-anchored 14, translated as MARRAHSKGGLLSIVVLLILVIECFCDIEKDKQECAQQLVGIVTCLPFVGGQGKAPTQDCCTGLKQVAKDNKKCVCILIKDHDDPSLGLKINVTLALELPQACRIPNASQSLTNCPALLHLPPTSPEAKLFTDYAKALANSNSTTPASSGGSGGGGGGGGGDGRTSAKDTSDSAKGKRWLVVQMFCGALLWCFVSHLVL; from the exons ATGGCAAGAAGAGCACATAGTAAAGGAGGATTACTGTCAATTGTAGTGCTTCTTATTCTTGTAATTGAGTGTTTTTGTGACATAGAAAAGGATAAACAAGAGTGTGCACAGCAACTAGTTGGGATTGTAACTTGTCTCCCCTTTGTTGGTGGTCAGGGTAAGGCTCCAACCCAAGATTGTTGCACTGGACTCAAACAAGTAGCCAAGGATAACAAGAAATGTGTGTGTATCCTAATCAAGGACCACGATGATCCTAGCCTCGGCCTCAAGATTAATGTTACCTTAGCTCTTGAACTCCCTCAGGCTTGTCGTATACCTAATGCTAGTCAAAGTCTTACTAATTGCCCAG CTCTTCTGCACTTGCCACCTACTTCTCCTGAGGCTAAGTTGTTCACTGATTATGCTAAAGCTTTGGCTAATTCCAATAGTACTACTCCAGCTTCTagtggtggtagtggtggtggtggtggtggtggtggtggtgatggcaGAACGAGTGCTAAGGACACTAGTGATAGTGCAAAGGGGAAGAGGTGGTTGGTGGTTCAAATGTTTTGTGGAGCCTTGCTTTGGTGTTTTGTCTCACACCTTGTCCTTTAA
- the LOC110797351 gene encoding uncharacterized protein isoform X1, producing MAETNYSRTVIQYAISSRILLLTLIVLWRSLLNPYDTSASINPNCLSISSESTKPPIIFPSVASAIEDSIVWDSVYFVRIAQCGYEYEQTYAFFPLLPILIFLLSNSVFWPLIPVIGYRAVLGLSGYVISNVAFVFAALSLYRLSLVILKDPNASLRASVLFCFNPASIFYSSIYSESLYALLSIGGTYLLMSGVNNVPALLFALSGSVRSNGVLNAGYYGFKALHQSYYAMYVKKRPHLVLKVLLAGALRCICIFIPFLAFQAYGYYNICHGRNPEEMRPWCKAKIPLLYGFIQSHYWGVGFLQYFQLKQIPNFLLASPVLSLAFCSILSYWKADPENFFLLGFRTTLKKKYTPAFLFSGGEEPVRDDNHSAAKKEAINVRRRQKSISQDRSASPSKNQISVSGYHSAIVLPFVFHLSFMTATAFFVMHVQVATRFLSPSPPLYWFASYLMTSAGKSRLWAHLVWAYAASYILLGSLLFSNFYPFT from the exons ATGGCGGAAACCAATTACTCAAGGACAGTAATCCAATACGCAATATCATCAAGGATCCTTCTCCTAACCCTAATTGTTCTATGGAGATCTCTTCTCAATCCATACGATACCTCTGCATCTATAAACCCTAATTGTCTTTCTATCTCTTCCGAATCAACAAAACCCCCAATTATATTCCCTTCAGTTGCTTCCGCCATTGAAGATAGCATCGTTTGGGATTCAGTCTACTTTGTTCGAATTGCTCAATGCGGTTACGAGTACGAACAGACCTATGCCTTCTTCCCTCTCTTGCCCATCCTCATTTTCCTCCTTTCGAATTCAG TTTTCTGGCCGCTGATTCCGGTAATTGGGTATAGAGCTGTGCTGGGATTGTCTGGTTATGTGATCAGCAATGTTGCCTTTGTGTTTGCTGCACTGTCTTTATACAG GCTTTCGCTGGTTATTTTAAAGGATCCAAATGCGTCGCTGCGAGCATCTGTCTTGTTCTGCTTCAACCCAGCTTCGATATTTTACTCGTCAAT TTATTCAGAAAGCTTGTATGCTCTACTATCAATTGGGGGTACGTATCTCTTGATGTCTGGAGTGAACAATGTTCCCGCTCTATTGTTTGCGCTTTCCGGCTCTGTAAGGTCTAACGGGGTGCTTAATGCTGGGTATTACGGATTTAAGGCTCTGCACCAGTCTTATTATGCCATGTATGTGAAGAAGCGTCCTCAT TTGGTTCTGAAGGTTCTTTTAGCTGGAGCACTGCGATGTATCTGTATTTTCATACCCTTCCTAGCATTTCAAGCATATGGCTACTACAATATCTGTCATGGACGCAATCCAGAGGAAATGAGGCCTTGGTGCAAAGCAAAGATTCCTTTGTTGTATGGTTTTATCCAAAGTCATTACTG GGGTGTTGGCTTTTTGCAGTATTTCCAACTAAAGCAGATACCCAATTTTCTGCTCGCATCTCCTGTGCTATCTTTGGCATTTTGCTCAATCCTTTCTTACTGGAAAGCTGACCCTGAGAACTTCTTTTTACTTGGTTTTAGAACTACgttaaagaaaaaatatacaCCTGCTTTTCTCTTCTCTGGAGGAGAAGAGCCGGTGAGAGATGATAATCACTCTGCTGCAAAGAAAG AGGCTATAAATGTGAGGCGACGGCAAAAGTCCATTTCACAAGACAGATCTGCGAGTCCTAGTAAAAACCAGATCTCGGTTTCTGGATACCATTCGGCTATTGTGCTACCTTTCGTTTTTCACTTGAGCTTCATGACCGCCACAGCCTTCTTTGTTATGCATGTTCAG GTTGCAACTCGGTTCTTGTCTCCTAGCCCGCCCCTATACTGGTTTGCCTCTTACCTGATGACTTCTGCTGGAAAGAGTCGGCTATGGGCACACCTGGTCTGGGCATATGCTGCCTCCTACATCCTCCTTGGAAGTCTGCTTTTT
- the LOC110797351 gene encoding uncharacterized protein isoform X2: MPSSLSCPSSFSSFRIQKVFWPLIPVIGYRAVLGLSGYVISNVAFVFAALSLYRLSLVILKDPNASLRASVLFCFNPASIFYSSIYSESLYALLSIGGTYLLMSGVNNVPALLFALSGSVRSNGVLNAGYYGFKALHQSYYAMYVKKRPHLVLKVLLAGALRCICIFIPFLAFQAYGYYNICHGRNPEEMRPWCKAKIPLLYGFIQSHYWGVGFLQYFQLKQIPNFLLASPVLSLAFCSILSYWKADPENFFLLGFRTTLKKKYTPAFLFSGGEEPVRDDNHSAAKKEAINVRRRQKSISQDRSASPSKNQISVSGYHSAIVLPFVFHLSFMTATAFFVMHVQVATRFLSPSPPLYWFASYLMTSAGKSRLWAHLVWAYAASYILLGSLLFSNFYPFT; the protein is encoded by the exons ATGCCTTCTTCCCTCTCTTGCCCATCCTCATTTTCCTCCTTTCGAATTCAG AAAGTTTTCTGGCCGCTGATTCCGGTAATTGGGTATAGAGCTGTGCTGGGATTGTCTGGTTATGTGATCAGCAATGTTGCCTTTGTGTTTGCTGCACTGTCTTTATACAG GCTTTCGCTGGTTATTTTAAAGGATCCAAATGCGTCGCTGCGAGCATCTGTCTTGTTCTGCTTCAACCCAGCTTCGATATTTTACTCGTCAAT TTATTCAGAAAGCTTGTATGCTCTACTATCAATTGGGGGTACGTATCTCTTGATGTCTGGAGTGAACAATGTTCCCGCTCTATTGTTTGCGCTTTCCGGCTCTGTAAGGTCTAACGGGGTGCTTAATGCTGGGTATTACGGATTTAAGGCTCTGCACCAGTCTTATTATGCCATGTATGTGAAGAAGCGTCCTCAT TTGGTTCTGAAGGTTCTTTTAGCTGGAGCACTGCGATGTATCTGTATTTTCATACCCTTCCTAGCATTTCAAGCATATGGCTACTACAATATCTGTCATGGACGCAATCCAGAGGAAATGAGGCCTTGGTGCAAAGCAAAGATTCCTTTGTTGTATGGTTTTATCCAAAGTCATTACTG GGGTGTTGGCTTTTTGCAGTATTTCCAACTAAAGCAGATACCCAATTTTCTGCTCGCATCTCCTGTGCTATCTTTGGCATTTTGCTCAATCCTTTCTTACTGGAAAGCTGACCCTGAGAACTTCTTTTTACTTGGTTTTAGAACTACgttaaagaaaaaatatacaCCTGCTTTTCTCTTCTCTGGAGGAGAAGAGCCGGTGAGAGATGATAATCACTCTGCTGCAAAGAAAG AGGCTATAAATGTGAGGCGACGGCAAAAGTCCATTTCACAAGACAGATCTGCGAGTCCTAGTAAAAACCAGATCTCGGTTTCTGGATACCATTCGGCTATTGTGCTACCTTTCGTTTTTCACTTGAGCTTCATGACCGCCACAGCCTTCTTTGTTATGCATGTTCAG GTTGCAACTCGGTTCTTGTCTCCTAGCCCGCCCCTATACTGGTTTGCCTCTTACCTGATGACTTCTGCTGGAAAGAGTCGGCTATGGGCACACCTGGTCTGGGCATATGCTGCCTCCTACATCCTCCTTGGAAGTCTGCTTTTT